The Tribolium castaneum strain GA2 chromosome 3, icTriCast1.1, whole genome shotgun sequence sequence CGGGTACCGGCTGCAACTTTCTCATGTGCTCTTTTAGTAGTCCGACGAATGTTGCTGGGTCTTCGTACCCGTCGTCGGTCTGCGCGCTAAAGAAGAATTCGCCAGGGATTCTCAGCTGCGAGCCGTATGTCATCTCGGCAGGCGAACATTGCAGATCTTGTTTGAGCGCCGTTCTTAGCCCTAGCAGAATTGTCGGTAAGATGGTTAGCCAGTTGGGGTTTTCGTGGCACATGATGGCGGCTTTGATGGTACGGTGCCAGCGCTCTATGATTCCGTTGCACTGGGGCCTGTAGGCCGTGGTTCTGCAGCGTTTTATGCCGAAAAGATTGCTCACAGCTGTCATGAGGTGGGACTCAAACTGACGGCCCTGATCGGTGGTTATTCGGAGAGGACATCCGAATCGTGCAATCCACGTGGAGTAGAAAGTTCGGGCGACAGTTTCGGCGGACATGTCGCGCATGGGGGTGACTTCGGGCCAACGGGTGAACCTGTCTGTCATAGTCAGGCAATATCGGTGTCCCTCTGCTCCGGGCACGTCGGGGTCACCAGTTATGGAGGTTTAAGAGGTACTTAAAATACGTTTCTCTTTTACACAAGGTTTATTCACACACGGTATTCGTACAAccatataaaataacaaatggaGGCTGATTACGCGACACGCGGTTTTGTTTTTGCGGGACTTGAGAACTGACGTCCCCTCCCCAGAGGGCGCCacagtactattagtattattattattaatgttattgttattaatatgacgactaaaaacgattttgaagactttggtgacttttatgtctttttcttttttctctactaaagtgttagacacaattaatttagtttaatttcagtattttaaacattttatttttaagcaagtttttgttaaatattatttatatccaactttataactcgcttatggttggtcctacaagaaaaatgcaaataactattttgtaggaaatgttatcagctttaattttgaaagaaagataaaaattgataggagtaactgttttcgagatataagcaaaaaaccaaagtaaaaactgttaccgtttcagaacaaaaatataattcagttttcaatgtttgagacgaagacgaaaatgcagcatttaaaattgactctgaagacttcagtgacatatgtcacctcctttttttctaataaagtattggacctaataaattaagtgtattttaaatcacaagacattttctgttaaagcacttcttttttaaatattaattattttcaatcttatatctcgcttatggttagtcctacataaaaaatgcaaataattattttgtaggaaattttatcagcttgaattttagtaaaaagataaaaattgataggagtaactgttttcgagatatgagcaagaaaccaaaacactgttaccttaattaagcgtttgcatataagcaaatttagtactattagtattattattattaatgttattgttattaatatgacgattaaagacaactttgaaacctttagtgatttttatgtcttcttctttttcctctactaaagtgttagacacaattaaattagtttaatttcagtttttcaaacattttattttaaagcaaatttttgttaaatattatttatatccaactctatagctcgcttatggttggtcctacaagaaaaatgcaaataactattttgtaggaaattttatcagctttaattttgaaaaaaagataaaaatttataggagtaactgttttcgagatataagcaagaaaccaaaaaactgttaccttaataaagcgcttgcatataagcagatttagtactattagtattattattattaatgttattgttattaatatgacgactaaaaacgattctgaagactttggtgacttttatgtctttttcttttttctctactaaagtgttagactcaattaatttagtttaatttcggtttttcaaacattttatttaaagcaaatttttgttaaatattatttttatccaactctataactcgcttatggttggtcctacaagaaaaatgcaaacaactattttgtaggaagctttatcagctttaattttaaaagaaagataaaaattgataggagtaactgttttcgagatataagcaaaaaaccaataagaaaactgtaacagttactgaacaaaaatgtaattcagttttcaatgtttgagacgaagacgaaaatgcagcatttacaaacgactctaaagacttcagtgacctttctgtcacctcttttttcttctaataaagtattggacccaataaattaagtgtattttaaatcacaagacattttctgttgaagcacttttttttaaattttaattattttcaaacttatatctcgcttatggttagtcctacattaaaaatgcaattaactattttgtaggaaattttatcagcttt is a genomic window containing:
- the LOC135265686 gene encoding uncharacterized protein LOC135265686, translated to MTDRFTRWPEVTPMRDMSAETVARTFYSTWIARFGCPLRITTDQGRQFESHLMTAVSNLFGIKRCRTTAYRPQCNGIIERWHRTIKAAIMCHENPNWLTILPTILLGLRTALKQDLQCSPAEMTYGSQLRIPGEFFFSAQTDDGYEDPATFVGLLKEHMRKLQPVPATAHDKRKVFVHQELQRCSHVFLREDAVKRPLQQPYTGPYEVLERRENNVKIDVNGKAVLVHLDRLKPAFLAQDVAEPQPPQTVPFSASRASREDKRSTRPPIRFRDYIPH